In Bacillus sp. S3, the sequence GGAAATACTATGATTCCACTACAGGGTTGAAATTATCTGAGGACAAGATGGAAGAGGCCAAGAATTATAAGGAAATTGTCCAAGAAAAATTAAGCTACTCAGATAAAGTGGTCAATGGAGATTTATTGCGTTTCTATACGCCTGAAAACTTTATTCCTGTAGATCGATCAACATACAACTATAATCAGGACTCCGAAAAAATTTCAAATGGCAAATAATATACCTGAAAGACGGACAGTGACCAAACACTGTCCGTTTTTTTAAACACATAATCAAGTCAATTACATATGATGATTCAGAAATAGCTTGGAGGTGGATTTAATGAGTGGTGCAGTAGGTTTCGGAAATGGTTTTGCGTTAATTGTGGTTTTATTCATCCTGCTTATTATCATCGGAGCAAGTTTTGTCGGTGGCGGGTTTTATTAAAGGATAAAAGCATTATTGTTTAAATGAAGATGGATGGGGATTGCTGCGGCAATCCCTATTTACATTCCTTTGTTTTTGAATCTTTCCCTCCATTTGGTGTAATGATAATGGAAATAACTGTTTTACTAAGGATGGGGAAATTTGGGAAAAGTTTGGCGCATTTACAAAACCGATTGGAAAAGTATTTTTAGTGTTCCGACAGCAGCTTTATTGATAGGTGCGCTTATGGTGCTGCCTTCTGCCTATGCATGGGTAAATATCAAAGCAATGTGGGATCCGTACAGCAATACATCCGGGATTAAAGTGGCCGTAGCTAATGAAGATGATGGGGCAGAAGTTCAAGGGGAAAAAATCAATGTAGGCAATGATACTGTAAAAAATCTTAAACAAAATCATAAACTTGGCTGGGTGTTTGTTAACAGAAGGAAAGCCTTAATGGGAGTGGAGAAAGGTGATTACTATGCCTATCTGATCATTCCAAAAGATTTTTCGAAAAAACTAACAAGCATTTTAGAACTAAATCCAGAAAAACCCAAAATCCTGTTTGGTGTTAATGAAAAAATCAATGCTGTTGCACCGAAAATCACAAGCTCTGGGGCATCCAGCATTACAGCTCAAATTAGTCAGGCCTTTGTGAAGACAGTAGGAGATGCCATTTTTTCAGGATTTTATAAAGCTGGGATTGAGTTAGAGAAAGCCCTGCCGTCGATTCATAATGTAGAACAGCAAATTTTTGAACTAGAAAAGGTTTTGCCACAGATTGAGGAAATGGGGAAAAAGGCAATCGAACTGGAAGGGAAACTGCCCGAAATACGGGAAAAGGGCCAAAAAGTAATCGAGCTCGAACAACGAATACCGGAACTTCAGCTAGCGGGAAACAGTATTTTGAAGGTGGAAGCTAATTTACCTCAAATAAAAAAAGCTGGTGACAGGGTGCTTGCATTGCAAGGGAAGATTTCAGATTTACAGCATGTTAATGCAATTATCACGGATGTAATCGCCAATATGACTGAAATCGAAACGAAAATAAGACAAGGAATAACCGCCGCTGGTACTGCCCAAACGACCGAGACTGATACCGCGAATAATCAGGAGGAGTTAGCAAGGTTAAATGAGGAGCTTGTGGCAATTCATATTCAAGTAAATCAAACACGCCTTGCCCTTCAGCAAAGAGTCGGTGAAGGGGAAAAAATAATAAATACCGCAGCCGAGTTTTTCGCCAATGACCTGCCTGTCGTTGAACAAAAATTAAAAAAGGCAGCGGAATTTGTGCGCAACGATTTACCCTTACTAGAGGAGGATATTCGAAAAGCTGCAACGTTAGTTCAAACAAAGCTTCCGCAGCTTGAACAGGCAGTCCATAAAGCAGCTGATTTGGCTCGAAATGATCTGCCGGGATTTTCAGCAAAAATCAGAAGTACAGCGGATAAACTTCGCCGCTTCGAAAGCAGCGTGAACATTAACGATTTAATTCAATTGTTGAAGCACGATCCGCAGAAAGAAAGTAGTTTTTTATCAAGTCCCGTCCTTTTGGAAACGAAACGGATCTTCCCGATTCCCAATTATGGCTCAGCAATGACACCTTTTTATACAATGCTGGCGCTTTGGGTTGGAGCTACTTTTTTGATTGCATCCCTACGCGTGGATGTCGAAAATCCTGACAATGTTTACAGGGGCTATCAGCTTTATTTCGGAAGACTTCTAACGTTTCTTACAATCGGCATCTTCCAAGCTGTCATTGTCGCAATAGGCGATTTGTTTCTCATTCATACGTACGCGGTGGACAAACTATGGTTTGTTTTATTGAGCATTTTTATCAGTATGGTGTTTGTGATTATCACCTTTACCTTATGTTCCGTGTTCGGTAATATTGGAAAAGGGTTAGCGATCCTATTCTTGGTATTGCAAATCTCAAGCTCAGGCGCCACTTTTCCTGTTAGTACGACATCAGCTTTTTTCCAAACGATCTACCCATTTATGCCATTTACGTATGCGGTAAGTATGCTCCGGGAAACAGTTGGAGGAATGGTGACTGAGGTAGTAATAAAGGATGTGTTATCTTTGCTCGGCTTTGCTGCCGCCAGCTTTCTCTTGGCTATTTTCTTGAAAAAGCCATTAAGCAAAAGAATCCAACAAACAGCTGAACGGGCGAAATCCACGAAAATCATTCAGTAAGCTGTATTATTTGTACAATAGAAAAGGACAAAATTTGTTCAGAAAGATGTATAAGATACTGCAGGAAACGCTTCCGTTTTTGTTGAATTATTATCATATTGGAGGCGATGACTGTGGGTACGAAAATGACTGCATTGACAAATCATGATATTCAGATTGGTGAAAAAAACTGTATTTTGTGTAATAAGGACTTTGAATATATTGCTATTATTTGCGGTAGGCCGAATGTAGAGGAATTGTTAAAAAGAGATCATCCAATGAGTATTGCCGACCAAGTAGTGATCCTTAACAAGGTCTATGCCAATCATCATCACCTTAAAATCATTGACATTGAAATTACAGCGAGATGTCCGCATTGCCAATGCAGTAACCGTTTTACTAGTTATGTAACATTAGAAAATAATCAAAAATAATGAGCATCCGTTAGGGTGCTTTTTCAATTTTCTTGACTAGAACGGGATAGTATGATATTAAAATAATGGTTAGCACTCAAATGTATAGAGTGCTAAAATAGTGTTAGAATTCAAGCAAAAGGAGAGGTCTTAATGGAGACGAAACAGTTTAAAGCCGAATCAAAACGATTATTGGACATGATGATCAACTCCATCTATACACATCGGGAGATTTTTTTAAGAGAGCTGCTGTCAAATGCGAGTGATGCGATTGATAAAATTTATTACAAAGCATTAACTGATGATTCTTTGACCTTTGACAAAGACAGCTACTACATAAAGGTAACAGCTGATAAAGAAAATAGAATCTTGAAAATTGTTGATACGGGTATTGGAATGACCAAAGAAGAGCTTGAAACGAATCTTGGCACCATTGCCAAGAGCGGCTCATTAGCATTTAAAAGTGAAAATGAGTTAAAAGACGGTCATGACATCATCGGCCAATTCGGTGTCGGATTTTACTCTGCGTTTATGGTTGCTGATGAAGTCACCGTGGTCAGCAAGTCGTTAGGCAGTGAGGAAGCCTATAAATGGGAATCAAAGGGTGCAGATGGCTATACCATTGTCCCATGTCAAAAGGATTCAATTGGTACGGAGATCACATTGAAAATCAAAGAAAATACAGAAGATGAAAATTATGATGAATATCTGGAGGAATATCGCTTAAAGTCGATTATCAAGAAGTATTCTGACTTCATTCGCTACCCAATTAAAATGGATGTGACCGAGAGCAGACTTAAAGAAGGCACCAAGGATGAATACGAGGATGTCCAAGAAGAACAAACAATCAATACGATGATTCCGATTTGGCGGAAAAATAAAAAGGACCTGACCACTGAAGACTATGAGCAATTTTATGCTGAGAAACATTACGGTTTCGACAAGCCGATTAAACACATTCATATCAGTGTAGATGGCGCGGTAAGATATAATGCCATTCTATATATCCCTGAAAAAATCCCGTTTGACTTTTACTCACCGGAATACGAAAAAGGGTTAGAGCTTTATTCAAATGGCGTCTTAATCATGAACAAATGTGCGGATTTACTGCCTGACTATTTCAGTTTTGTGAAGGGTATGGTGGATTCAGAAGACCTCTCATTAAATATCTCAAGGGAAATGCTGCAGCATGACCGCCAATTAAAGCTAATCGCAAAAAACATAAACAAAAAAATTAAGAGTGAATTACTTACAATATTAAAAAATGAACGCGAGAAGTATGAAGAGTTTTATAACTCCTTTGGCAGACAGCTCAAATATGGTGTTTATAGTGATTATGGAATGCATAAAGAGGAATTACAGGATTTATTGATGTTCTACTCATCAAAGGAGAAGAAATTGGTAACACTTGATGAATATGTGTCAAGAATGCCTGAAGAGCAAAAATATATTTATTATGCAACAGGTGAAACAAATGAAAGAATTGACAAGCTGCCACAAACAGAACTAGTCGCTGACAAAGGATATGAAATTTTATATTTCACTGATGAAATTGACGAATTCGCCATTCGTATGGTTATGGCCTACAAAGAAAAAGAGTTCAAATCGGTGTCAAGCGGCGATTTAGGCTTTGAAACGGATGAAAATCAAAATGCGGAAACAGAAGAGAAGGATCACAAAGAACTGTTTGACTATATGAAAAACATCCTGGATGGCAAGGTAAAGGATGTAAGAGTATCGAAACGATTGAAAACCCATCCAGTATGTTTAACAACTGATGGAGCCGTATCGATTGAAATGGAAAAGATTCTAAATGCGATGCCTAACAGCCAAAATGTGAAAGCTGACAAAGTTTTAGAAATTAATGTCCACCACGGTGTATACGAATCCTTAAAAGCGGCCTTTGAGAAGGATCAAGAAAAATTAACGCTCTATACGAACCTGTTATATAGCCAAGCATTGTTAATTGAAGGCTTGCCAATTGAGGATCCAGTAGAGTTTACCAATGATATTTGCAAAATAATGGTCTAAAAAATGGGGTTGCAACTTAGGTTGCAACCCCATTTTTTATTATGAATGTGAACTCCAGTTCATCTTTAGGTCGAAAATATGATATAATACTATTAACGGATAAATAAAATTCTTTTCTTTTTAGAAAAATAATATAAAAATATACCAAATACAAAGGAGTGGTCCAATGACAGATTTAATAAAAGAAAATATTCAACATCGAAGGCTGCCCCTCAGCAGGATTATTTTTCGCGTCATTGCTATTACTATTGGCGCTGTTCTCATGGCAACAGGACTGGAAATCTTTTTAGTTCCAAACCACGTAATTGATGGAGGGATAACAGGGATTTCGATTATGCTTTCACATATAACCGGCTGGAAACTGGGGATTTTTCTATTCTTACTAAACTTGCCGTTTGTTTATATGGGGTATAAACAAATGGGAAAAACATTTGCTTTTTCTACTGTATACGGAATTATCGTTTTATCCGTCTTTACCT encodes:
- a CDS encoding YjcZ family sporulation protein, whose translation is MSGAVGFGNGFALIVVLFILLIIIGASFVGGGFY
- a CDS encoding YhgE/Pip domain-containing protein, coding for MGKVWRIYKTDWKSIFSVPTAALLIGALMVLPSAYAWVNIKAMWDPYSNTSGIKVAVANEDDGAEVQGEKINVGNDTVKNLKQNHKLGWVFVNRRKALMGVEKGDYYAYLIIPKDFSKKLTSILELNPEKPKILFGVNEKINAVAPKITSSGASSITAQISQAFVKTVGDAIFSGFYKAGIELEKALPSIHNVEQQIFELEKVLPQIEEMGKKAIELEGKLPEIREKGQKVIELEQRIPELQLAGNSILKVEANLPQIKKAGDRVLALQGKISDLQHVNAIITDVIANMTEIETKIRQGITAAGTAQTTETDTANNQEELARLNEELVAIHIQVNQTRLALQQRVGEGEKIINTAAEFFANDLPVVEQKLKKAAEFVRNDLPLLEEDIRKAATLVQTKLPQLEQAVHKAADLARNDLPGFSAKIRSTADKLRRFESSVNINDLIQLLKHDPQKESSFLSSPVLLETKRIFPIPNYGSAMTPFYTMLALWVGATFLIASLRVDVENPDNVYRGYQLYFGRLLTFLTIGIFQAVIVAIGDLFLIHTYAVDKLWFVLLSIFISMVFVIITFTLCSVFGNIGKGLAILFLVLQISSSGATFPVSTTSAFFQTIYPFMPFTYAVSMLRETVGGMVTEVVIKDVLSLLGFAAASFLLAIFLKKPLSKRIQQTAERAKSTKIIQ
- the htpG gene encoding molecular chaperone HtpG; this translates as METKQFKAESKRLLDMMINSIYTHREIFLRELLSNASDAIDKIYYKALTDDSLTFDKDSYYIKVTADKENRILKIVDTGIGMTKEELETNLGTIAKSGSLAFKSENELKDGHDIIGQFGVGFYSAFMVADEVTVVSKSLGSEEAYKWESKGADGYTIVPCQKDSIGTEITLKIKENTEDENYDEYLEEYRLKSIIKKYSDFIRYPIKMDVTESRLKEGTKDEYEDVQEEQTINTMIPIWRKNKKDLTTEDYEQFYAEKHYGFDKPIKHIHISVDGAVRYNAILYIPEKIPFDFYSPEYEKGLELYSNGVLIMNKCADLLPDYFSFVKGMVDSEDLSLNISREMLQHDRQLKLIAKNINKKIKSELLTILKNEREKYEEFYNSFGRQLKYGVYSDYGMHKEELQDLLMFYSSKEKKLVTLDEYVSRMPEEQKYIYYATGETNERIDKLPQTELVADKGYEILYFTDEIDEFAIRMVMAYKEKEFKSVSSGDLGFETDENQNAETEEKDHKELFDYMKNILDGKVKDVRVSKRLKTHPVCLTTDGAVSIEMEKILNAMPNSQNVKADKVLEINVHHGVYESLKAAFEKDQEKLTLYTNLLYSQALLIEGLPIEDPVEFTNDICKIMV